One part of the Epinephelus fuscoguttatus linkage group LG12, E.fuscoguttatus.final_Chr_v1 genome encodes these proteins:
- the LOC125897824 gene encoding chromosomal replication initiator protein DnaA-like isoform X2, which translates to MDLLHTYKWLWVIIAIIFASGVISLIFIFINKCISRQGKHRITQLHRRSSNLTVKSNNYQERTPKDFTPALPPRTQFLTEAQSYENLAEDYEECTPEYEQVKGDCEQSTPDYEQDKGDYVQGIPDYEQDKGDYKQSMPDYEQDKGHYEQSFPDYEQDKGDYVQSIPDYEQDKGDYEQSMPDYEQDKSHYEQSFPDYEQDKGDYVQDIPDYEQDKVDYKQSMPDYVQDMDEQSDYVEPEDGEVLLPPPPPLFEDPDPVAGYSSEDYDDIGGEDENQGEEDYDDVG; encoded by the exons ATGGATCTCCTGCACACCTACAAGTGGCTATGGGTGATAATAGcaattatttttgcaagtggGGTGATCAgtctcatcttcatcttcatcaacaAGTGCATCTCCAGACAAG gAAAACACAGGATCACACAGCTTCACAGAAGATCTTCCAACCTCACTGTCAA GAGCAACAACTACCAGGAGAGAACCCCCAAAGACTTCACCCCAGCTTTACCTCCTCGGACACAGTTTCTCACAGAAG CCCAAAGCTATGAAAACCTGGCTGAGGACTACGAGGAGTGCACACCAGAATACGAGCAGGTCAAGGGCGACTGTGAGCAGAGCACGCCTGACTACGAGCAGGACAAGGGCGACTACGTGCAGGGCATCCCTGACTATGAGCAGGACAAGGGTGACTACAAGCAGAGTATGCCCGACTACGAGCAGGACAAGGGTCACTACGAGCAGAGCTTCCCTGACTACGAGCAGGACAAGGGTGACTACGTGCAGAGCATCCCTGACTATGAGCAGGACAAGGGCGACTACGAGCAGAGTATGCCCGACTACGAGCAGGACAAGAGTCACTATGAGCAGAGCTTCCCTGACTACGAGCAGGACAAGGGCGACTATGTGCAGGACATCCCCGACTACGAGCAGGACAAGGTTGACTACAAGCAAAGTATGCCCGACTACGTGCAGGACATGGACGAGCAGTCTGACTATGTGGAGCCGGAGGATGGGGAAGTACttctacctcctcctcctccattgtTTGAGGATCCAGATCCAGTGGCAGGTTACTCCTCGGAGGACTATGATGACATTGGAGGCGAGGATGAAAACCAGGGAGAGGAGGACTACGACGATGTGGGTTAA
- the LOC125897824 gene encoding chromosomal replication initiator protein DnaA-like isoform X1, whose product MDLLHTYKWLWVIIAIIFASGVISLIFIFINKCISRQGKHRITQLHRRSSNLTVKSNNYQERTPKDFTPALPPRTQFLTEAAQSYENLAEDYEECTPEYEQVKGDCEQSTPDYEQDKGDYVQGIPDYEQDKGDYKQSMPDYEQDKGHYEQSFPDYEQDKGDYVQSIPDYEQDKGDYEQSMPDYEQDKSHYEQSFPDYEQDKGDYVQDIPDYEQDKVDYKQSMPDYVQDMDEQSDYVEPEDGEVLLPPPPPLFEDPDPVAGYSSEDYDDIGGEDENQGEEDYDDVG is encoded by the exons ATGGATCTCCTGCACACCTACAAGTGGCTATGGGTGATAATAGcaattatttttgcaagtggGGTGATCAgtctcatcttcatcttcatcaacaAGTGCATCTCCAGACAAG gAAAACACAGGATCACACAGCTTCACAGAAGATCTTCCAACCTCACTGTCAA GAGCAACAACTACCAGGAGAGAACCCCCAAAGACTTCACCCCAGCTTTACCTCCTCGGACACAGTTTCTCACAGAAG CAGCCCAAAGCTATGAAAACCTGGCTGAGGACTACGAGGAGTGCACACCAGAATACGAGCAGGTCAAGGGCGACTGTGAGCAGAGCACGCCTGACTACGAGCAGGACAAGGGCGACTACGTGCAGGGCATCCCTGACTATGAGCAGGACAAGGGTGACTACAAGCAGAGTATGCCCGACTACGAGCAGGACAAGGGTCACTACGAGCAGAGCTTCCCTGACTACGAGCAGGACAAGGGTGACTACGTGCAGAGCATCCCTGACTATGAGCAGGACAAGGGCGACTACGAGCAGAGTATGCCCGACTACGAGCAGGACAAGAGTCACTATGAGCAGAGCTTCCCTGACTACGAGCAGGACAAGGGCGACTATGTGCAGGACATCCCCGACTACGAGCAGGACAAGGTTGACTACAAGCAAAGTATGCCCGACTACGTGCAGGACATGGACGAGCAGTCTGACTATGTGGAGCCGGAGGATGGGGAAGTACttctacctcctcctcctccattgtTTGAGGATCCAGATCCAGTGGCAGGTTACTCCTCGGAGGACTATGATGACATTGGAGGCGAGGATGAAAACCAGGGAGAGGAGGACTACGACGATGTGGGTTAA